ATCGTATTGATATGCATAATACATAAATGGATAATTTGCACTTtacgtcctttatgtttcaatgAAGttacaggcgctgtcctttaactACGAAAATTACACTAGATGTCCTTTAAGTATCTATCATCCATCAAGCGGTATCCTTTTGCCCTAATCGTGTTAATTTTTAACGTTAAATCAGGTCATGTGCCACTAACATGAGGGCATAATGGTCATTTATATTCCCccttttaattttattttaaaaagacTAAAGCATGCAAAAATAAAATTAGAAATTagatattaaaaatatataaagatCTCATCTCCATGCCAATCAGATACCCCTGATCTGAACACTCATCTTCTCAGGCCGACCACACCATACACCCCTTCCGACGATCCATCTTTCTCCGGCCGGCCACACCATACCCCCCTCCAGCCAGCCACACCATCAGCCCACACCTTCGTTTCTTGTTCGAAACAACCCACACACCCAACATCTTCGTCGTCATCAACATCGTCGGCATCTTTGGGCGGCAGCAACCACGGTGCTCCGGTCTGATGACAAAACATTTAACGGATGGCGATGGAACTCCAACCGGGGTTTTATGTACTCGATTCCGTTGGATCTAAATCCTAATCGTGACAACGACCGTGTATGGCTCTGGATCAGCGACTACAAGTTGATTATTCGGTAACAAAGAGATTCCAACGACTTTCACTCAAAACAGACCAACatgaggtggtgatggtggtattTTGGTCACTTTGGTTGTCAATTTCCGGTCAGATCTAGGTTGTCGGATAACTGTCGGTCTAAACCCTTCATACCATTCATCATTTTTATAATTCGGTTTTTGTCAATATCGTTTCGAGGTAACATTCACATGCAGTTTTGTGGCAACATAAGGCAATGTACGATCAACTCATGTGGAGTATATCACTTTATGTGTTGAATTTGATTAATTTAAGTGTTACAAAGCTCTAGTTTGTCGAAGGGGGTGGGGAAAAAGGAGTTAGGGCAGCCTATAAACCCTAGTTGTAGGAGGTGATGTTGTGGCTGGTCGCTTGTGAGTGTAGAACAATTGAAAAGGGGGAGAATTTATTGCAGAATTATTTGGTTAAAAGGCAATACTATCCACACGTGATATGCACGTGAGGGGATTTAACTAGAAAAGTTAACTGGGTTTAGAGGAAAGGATACCGCCTGTTGATATGTTTAAACGTAAAAGACAGAGAGTATAATTTTTATAGTTGAAGGACACCGCCTGATGAAAcattgaaacataaaggacgaaaattgCAATTTAGCCTTACATAAATATGTGTATGTGGAGGGACATTCATATAAGAAGCAATAATATGCTGAGAACTGCCAGAACCAAACTGCACTTGTACAAGTGCATTATGTGGTTCCTGTAGTTGTCAACATAATCATGGTTCTGAAATGAGCGTGCATGTATATCAAGTATAAAGATAGAGAAAGAGAACGCTAACAATGCAAGCAGAGTAGGTCCTGCCCTGCTGTGTGCCTTTCCAACAACCTCCATTATTAACTTCACAGCGTAGTGCTCCCGAAGctgtaaaatgaaaaaaataaataaatggttTTTCCTCTAGTTAATATCCGTTTACTCATAATCAGGTTATGATGATCAAATAATTACATTCAGAATACCTTCACAGTGTTTATAGCCATCACCAACAAACTTTACACCTTGCACAATCGGGCATTCACAAACTCTCCCTCGAAATGTATCCTATACAGATGCCcatcaaataaaacaacttataACCAATGATCTCTTGGCCTAGTGGTTAAGGGGGCGGTGGGAAGCTTTGCTTCTCTTGGAGGTCCTGGGTTCAACTCCAGGCAAGGGGGTTTTAATACTAACTTGGTGATACTAACTACGAACCCGTTTAGCGATATCCTAATCGTACGCCGTTCAAAAAAAACTTAtaattaaataatgaaataaaaacGAGCATCTAAAGTACCCGGCATGCTGTAATATTGGCAGCTTTGTCCATCCAGCACCCACCATTGTTGTCTAGACACTCATTTGTTTCTATTTCTGTAAACAACATACAACAAACTATATTAAACAACATACACAATGATACCACTATACCAGTGGTCCCTTATTTGATGTTACAAGTATGTTTCTTTACATGCAAATTTCCCTAGATATGTAGTTTATGCACAGATATCATTATCAAGATCATCATCATgcgtaaatcccaccaatagaaaagctaaggtagggtctgaggagggtataatgtagacagccttacctctacccattagaaatagagaggctgcttccagtgagacccccggctcgatagtagttttgcatcaagccttggacataaggcacataacactcagcagcaattaagacaaaggccgattagtgcatgtactcccttgtctttcggctatcaacgccaccacatgatgcatgattaaccatccccctcttttaacgttattttcacgaaattcgtaaaataacgttaaaattagtgcactttcacttttgccccccgagcgcccacacatatatacattatatgcacaGATATAAGTTACACTAACCATCACTCAAACATATGGCTGGCTCAGTGGTCTCTTCAAATCCTGAGCAAATAGCCTTTAGGACAGCTTGTTTTGCAAGCTTACCTGAAACAATCACAAGAAGTTTGTAAGTATACAAACAATCGGATACTTTTGGTTCATGACATACCCCTATATTGTCTGTTATTGATGACGAGAGTTGGGAGTATTGTTACATCCCCACGTGAACCCTTGCCTATCTGCAGAATTAGCACATTATATTTGCATTTAGTGTGTGCAAATTGCAACAAAACTTTGTTACAGTCAACTAACTGTCAATAGATGATACCTGTGCTTGTTGCTCAGCCTTGAGTACAGGGTTATCGACGTCTGCTTCTGTGTCACCAACACACTCATCAATCTTCTTCAAATCAACACCTGAGATTGACAACACATTATCTATCAATCAATCAGCATACACCAAGTGCTTAAAACTAAATGAACTCACCAAGTGACTTAATAACTTCATCTGCACACTCTTTAGTGTACTTTTTATCTTTCATGGGGCACCTGATAGAAAAATCAGTCACATAATCCCACCAAAGCCAAGGCTTCCCGGTTTCATTCGCCACCTTGTAAAAGCAGGCCTGCCTTAAATTTTGAACCACCACATCTTTCCCATCGTACCCTTTACTAAAATCTTGCTCGGGATCCGGAGCACAATATCTTCCATGATTAATACATTGAGATTTGCACTGTTTGCTAAACGTGAACACCTCAGGGCAATACCAAGTGATATAATACGGTGTAAACTGAGTGTACCCTTTTTTCTCAAGTATTTGAGCCGCCCCTTTAAAATTTTTCACAAAATTTATTTGGCTGTCACACTTGGTCCCACACTCGTCATTACTATTTGTCCAAAACTCATACTCTACGCGCTCATCAGGGTGAGGGAGAGCTTCTGTCCAATCGAGTTTTATATTTACCATATCGCCCTTGTTTAAAGCTTTCTTTATTGAATTTCCGAGTGACATGCTAATGAGAGCAGATGGGATTGTTATGTTCTGTACGTAATCTGCATGCACGTTTTCTTCTTCAGGCATATCCATGGTGATCAATGGCTCGGGTCTGTTGTCTACAACAAGAACGGCTGCAGCACCACCTTTTTGTGCATTCCATGCCTTTAATGTAAAGAAACAATCTGCCACATCAAAGTAACTATAGTTATATTTACATTCCCTTAAGAAAACCGACTACTTTAGCTACACAATTTAACATACGAGACGGGTATGCTATATTTACCAGAGAAAGCACTTAATTGAATCAAAGGAACAAACTTGACTATGAACGAAAAGTCAAGgctctttatgaacatgctcaaCTGATCCCAAGTAAAGTACAACAAAAGTTTTCAAAACAAAAGTTGTTTGGAACTTTGGATGTGCATATATAAGTTTTTCATGATGCACATGTGATGTGGTAGACCATCGGTTACAATGGGCCTGAGATTTTCAGAACTTTCTGAACAAATTTGAGCAACAATTGAGCAGTGAGTTTTGAGTATTTGAACAAATTAGACCCTTGATGGAACACAGATAATGAGAATATCTTATATTATACTGTTTAAAAGTTAACAATTTAGAATATTGTTTacaaaagttaattttttttttttaataacaaaCACTTCACATACATGTTGGATGTGCATCACATATGGGCTTTTGGGATCAAAACGCATCCGAGCTTTCTAAAACCACAATTTTTTTGGGTTACCCAAAATAGCCAGTTTATAGGCACATCCAAACACCCCCTAACACACAAGTAGGGCAATTTCAGTTCACTTTTTGAAGTCTTTAACCATCATCTTTAGATTGTTCTAAAAAAAAAGGTATCCCTGCATACAAGAAACCTTATAATAGCCAAACAGAAGGAAACCCCAATAACTACAAACTGAAACTAGCAAATTACAATAATAATGAAAAGCCATTTGATTGAAGAAAAAAGAAGCATTACCGCCACGATCAAGTAGAAGAAAAAGGGGAAGACCACCAGCAGGCTCCGATTTCAAAGATGAATCAAAGGTTTCACACGCCTTCTGGTTGGATTTTGGGTACCCAACATAACCAGATAATGTTCCACCATATTGAGGGACACCAAAATTCCCAATTGCACATTCATATGTTCCTTTCAAATTATCAGGTGATGACACCCTCAAGCTGTTCTTTTCCACCACAAATCTACCCAAACACGGCCCACACATGATGAACATAATAAACCAAACCAAAACTATAAACCCCATTACTCACTTTCACTGATGAAACTGACCCTCAAATTAGGAAATTGGggagtatgtatgtatgtatgtacgtgtTACTTATAATCTGTGATACTgctgatacatacatacatatacatacaggCTTTAAGCTAAATATATACACAAGACGAAGATGCACAAAGTTTGCTTAATCTGCACGTAAATTCAACTCCAAGGGTTCAAGATAAACTTTTATTACTACTTTCTATTTATTTATATGCGATTCTTATTTAACCCGATAagaatacattattggacattaGGGTATACTGTGTGGACCGGCAAAGGGAAGTGGCAAACTGGTTTGCCGCGCGGCAACACCGCCGCCAACCCCTTTGCCGGGTCGGTTTGGTTAGTCATGCGGTGACCGTTTGCCGTGCGGGAATCATGAGAGAGAGGGGGTAGTGTGAGAGAGAGAAGGTAGTGTGGGTGGGgtcattccaatctcaaccaatcacacatttttttaaatagtttaccacttcaccaagtgtttaacCATTGTCAAtacttttgagcatagtttaccactttgacatggcacactctcattggttgattttttactTTTGAGCATAGATTACCACTTTGACATGGCACACTCTTATGTGAGTTGGAGGCTTTGTATGACACATGGTATTTGTGGGCTTCACCATTTCACACCCAAAAAGTTGGGTGTGGAAGGGGCGTAGGGTGCCATGTGGAtagagttttaattttttttttatgttaatcATAAAATTTAAATAAAGTAATTTTAAAAAACTACAATAAAATAATAcattacaacaaaaaaaaaaaaatcaatcaatcatcttcatcttccatTGAGTCGAATCTAGGAAGTATCAAAACATGTTGTACCAAATCAGCTCGAAGGTTTGAACTTATTTGTCTTGACTCGATTAGATTTTGGTTTTGCGTTCTCTATTCGTTACTAATGTCTTCGTTATTTGATGCGGTCTCCTCGCCATAATATTCAACTATTGCACGCCCTTCATCCTCTAAAATCATGTTGTGTAGAATGATGCACGCGTACATCACGTTTCttatttgatctttttcatacaATCTACAAGGCATGCTCAAAATGCGCCACTTTTTCTGCAAAACACCAAATGCTCGCTCAACGTTTTTGTGTGCCGCCATCTGAACTTTGTTAAACTTTATTCTTTTAGGATCTAGGGTTCCCTCTCTTGAAAATGATTTCACAAAAACAGCCCACTCAGGGTAAATTCTATCAACAAGATAGTACCCATACTTGTATTCACCATTTACAATAAATGTTCCTTTTGGTCCAACACCATTTACTAGATCATTGAAAAGGGGCGAGTGATGTATAATGTTTATATAGTTATGTAAACTTGGCATACCAAAGAATGAATGCCAGATCCAAAGATCTTGTGATGCAACAGCTTCAAGCATCATAGTCGGCATTCCATGATATCCGCTTGTGAGAGAGCCTGCCATGTAGTCGAACAAAGTTCCCACttccatttcatacaatctaaattACCTATCATCCCGGGGAGACCATGATATTCAGCGTGATGTTCCAAAAGTTGTTGCATATCACTAAACGTCGGTTTTCTCAAGTATCTTTTCATATATAGTTCAATGATATACGCACAAAAATTGTGAAGACTTTCCCTAGCCACTCGTGCCGACATTTTTACATAGTCGTCCATTATGTCAGAACTATTGTCGTAAGCCAATTGTCTTAGGGCGGCTGTGACCTTTTGCCACGTGGTAAATCCAATCTTACCATGCGCATCGGGTCTTTGTTGGAAATAAGGATAATTATCCTCTAAATCCTTTGAtattcttaaaaataaatttttactcatacgaaaacgacgctTAAACATGTTTTCATCATACGTTGGTTCGGGTGAGAAATAATCTCTTACCAGCAAATCGTTTGTGGTTTCGCGTTCACGAACTATGTACTTCCTCCgtttgggtttgggttggggTTGGGAAGTCCCCTCATCTGAATCTTCAACAATAGCTTTCACGACCGTCGCCACTGTTGATAATAATATTTCCGCTCCGTCGTCGGATGAGGATGACAAAACAAATCTATCATACGAATCGCTTGAACTTGAAGAATCCATTGGAGGTTGATAgtggtttttgaattttttgatagTAAAAATGGTAAGTACTATTTGATACATATAGATTATAAATAAAAGAATTTTTTTAAATAGTCGTTGGCCAACGGATAGCGCAACGGTCATATGCCAaaccaatatgtcacaccccgattcccGGTGGGCCCGAATGGGTATAATCGTGACGGTTggataacagttatcacaatatAATAATATGCAGCGGAAGTATTGGAGTAAAATTATTAAATAAAGCTTGAATATATAAATGTATTACAAGCATTCGATACAAGCCCATAGGCAGGATCTAATAAACAGAGCTTTAGACATCATAGGCCTTAAGCATCGGGAGTTGCAAATTCCTTATAACTGACCCGTATTCCCAGCCTATAATAAGGTTTGGTACCTGTGgttcaatcttttgaaaatacgttagCCAAAGCTGGTAAACACAATTAACTACTCTTTGGAAAACAGTTTTTCGAAAAGAGTTTTATACATAGAGAAACCTGTAGGTGATCTTTTAAATATTTCTTGGGATTTATTCTTGTTACCAGATTTATtatcacaccctgacttttgcggaagcgtgggtttatttggtgtgacttcttaatacatagcaatcaatcataacaatgctatatgataaaaacaagagatgttcatccattaataaggTTTAGAAATAACAATACAACATCATTTTTAAAATGTCGACTCATAAAACAAGATACAACCATAACATAATTTAAAACGTGTTCATATGACACATTAAAAGACTTGAATAAAAACATGGTGTAatgacatgtaacccgtccaggtaagggttacacctcctgaACCTACTACCCTGGATGACGTCTTTATTTAGTACACAGCTTGACACAaatgcagacacttgccagatcccttagtttTCCTAAAATatatgtaagttgaaaaatcaacaaaagttgagcgagttcatgtgtaagtgagtatgtataaacctttataatgtgtttgtatgtatgaaaaatccctggtatgtagcaattaaggaaaaagagatcaccattgggttgcaaagtcaatgatatgtgtgaagtgatgcaggaagactcaaacctagcagatttgtgcgtcgggcacatagtcaccacatggtccactcggcggactcaggagtggggctcgctacacccgaatagatctgtcactcatgtccctcggtcctacaacgaggattaatggccttaagttctacctacccactcacatgatctaagtagtataaaccctccttaagctaatcataccatgtaagtaatgtctgtaataattgtaacatgtatttcacccccgaagtagaaaactgaaaacagtaaagagaaaagggggacatgaactcacagtattgcgtcttcagtatgtgtaacccaagtcccttcagccaacacgactacctacagtgtactaatgtctattagacgaacgggtcgtgccttgtcttagtatttgtgtctttgggttacgtttctgttattattccaagttataataattatatttagtttggaataattgtttatgcAGTATCTCTGTATTAATACTTcttaagtattttaacttcgtatttccttcccaaggatgagggtatcttatacatgtattttcgttTTTTTGTATTTGTATAACTCGCCAAGTAATGGCGTCATATTTCGGTGTATTGTTCTAAatgaaaatatgttaatatattcccaatatatattttcaaaaccatatatttcaagtctcacttaaaaatgtataaataaaccttattttgtttaagcatgtATTGTCCCTtcagccaacacgactacctacagtgtactaacgtctattagacgaacgggtcgtgccttgtcttagtatttgtgtctttgggttacgtttctgttattattccaagttataataattatatttagtttgGAATATTTGTTTATGCAGTATCTCTGTATTAATACTTcttaagtattttaacttcgtatttccttcccaaggatggggg
This is a stretch of genomic DNA from Helianthus annuus cultivar XRQ/B chromosome 16, HanXRQr2.0-SUNRISE, whole genome shotgun sequence. It encodes these proteins:
- the LOC110917755 gene encoding vacuolar-sorting receptor 1 isoform X1, yielding MGFIVLVWFIMFIMCGPCLGRFVVEKNSLRVSSPDNLKGTYECAIGNFGVPQYGGTLSGYVGYPKSNQKACETFDSSLKSEPAGGLPLFLLLDRGDCFFTLKAWNAQKGGAAAVLVVDNRPEPLITMDMPEEENVHADYVQNITIPSALISMSLGNSIKKALNKGDMVNIKLDWTEALPHPDERVEYEFWTNSNDECGTKCDSQINFVKNFKGAAQILEKKGYTQFTPYYITWYCPEVFTFSKQCKSQCINHGRYCAPDPEQDFSKGYDGKDVVVQNLRQACFYKVANETGKPWLWWDYVTDFSIRCPMKDKKYTKECADEVIKSLDNVLSISGVDLKKIDECVGDTEADVDNPVLKAEQQAQIGKGSRGDVTILPTLVINNRQYRGKLAKQAVLKAICSGFEETTEPAICLSDEIETNECLDNNGGCWMDKAANITACRDTFRGRVCECPIVQGVKFVGDGYKHCEASGALRCEVNNGGCWKGTQQGRTYSACIDDHTKGCKCPPGFKGDGVNSCEDVDECKEKTACQCPECKCKNTWGSYDCSCSGSLLYMREHDTCISKDGKSEVSWGFVWVMILGLAVAGAAGYAFYKYRVRTYMDSEIRAIMAQYMPLDNQAEIEVHGPTRGNV
- the LOC110919354 gene encoding uncharacterized protein LOC110919354; the encoded protein is MDSSSSSDSYDRFVLSSSSDDGAEILLSTVATVVKAIVEDSDEGTSQPQPKPKRRKYIVRERETTNDLLVRDYFSPEPTYDENMFKRRFRMSKNLFLRISKDLEDNYPYFQQRPDAHGKIGFTTWQKVTAALRQLAYDNSSDIMDDYVKMSARVARESLHNFCAYIIELYMKRYLRKPTFSDMQQLLEHHAEYHGLPGMIGSLTSGYHGMPTMMLEAVASQDLWIWHSFFGMPSLHNYINIIHHSPLFNDLVNGVGPKGTFIVNGEYKYGYYLVDRIYPEWAVFVKSFSREGTLDPKRIKFNKVQMAAHKNVERAFGVLQKKWRILSMPCRLYEKDQIRNVMYACIILHNMILEDEGRAIVEYYGEETASNNEDISNE
- the LOC110917755 gene encoding vacuolar-sorting receptor 1 isoform X2, whose product is MGFIVLVWFIMFIMCGPCLGRFVVEKNSLRVSSPDNLKGTYECAIGNFGVPQYGGTLSGYVGYPKSNQKACETFDSSLKSEPAGGLPLFLLLDRGDCFFTLKAWNAQKGGAAAVLVVDNRPEPLITMDMPEEENVHADYVQNITIPSALISMSLGNSIKKALNKGDMVNIKLDWTEALPHPDERVEYEFWTNSNDECGTKCDSQINFVKNFKGAAQILEKKGYTQFTPYYITWYCPEVFTFSKQCKSQCINHGRYCAPDPEQDFSKGYDGKDVVVQNLRQACFYKVANETGKPWLWWDYVTDFSIRCPMKDKKYTKECADEVIKSLGVDLKKIDECVGDTEADVDNPVLKAEQQAQIGKGSRGDVTILPTLVINNRQYRGKLAKQAVLKAICSGFEETTEPAICLSDEIETNECLDNNGGCWMDKAANITACRDTFRGRVCECPIVQGVKFVGDGYKHCEASGALRCEVNNGGCWKGTQQGRTYSACIDDHTKGCKCPPGFKGDGVNSCEDVDECKEKTACQCPECKCKNTWGSYDCSCSGSLLYMREHDTCISKDGKSEVSWGFVWVMILGLAVAGAAGYAFYKYRVRTYMDSEIRAIMAQYMPLDNQAEIEVHGPTRGNV